TAAACGGCTGAAAGTTATCGATTGTATATGTCACGTTGCTGCCATTCCGCTTTGTCATGCTCGTCAGCTGATCCCGCTTATCGTATTTGTCGGGAATGTTATAAAGTTCTTGTTATTCGAGTTTGATAAGAACTTTATAACATTAAAACAAAAAGCCGCAACTTATGCGGCTCAATGTTACTATGTTCTTGTCATCCGACATATCCCTAATTACGCAAAGAAGCTACTTTAAATACGAGGCATCAGTGCCAGCATCTTACTGTTTTCTCGGTGAGATCGGTGTCATCTATCCACAACCTCGTATCTAGGCCTTGCGCGTTTTTTTGCAGTACGTTGGCTCCCGCAAAATCCGGACAAGGTATCCAGTTGCTCTCTGATCTGGTAAGTCAGGACGCGGCAAATGTACTAGTTCAACAGTAAAAAACATCAGGTTTGAGTCACGCATACCGCGGGTATAATGGTTGAGGATCTCACGAAGCTCTAAGTTAGTTGGAAAAACATTGCCTTTCCAATGCGGATATGGGACATTCTAGACATGGAGCTTCGAGAGATCACCGATATGCGGCTTGGGTCTAGTCCTCCTTTGGGTGGCCAAGTTTCACGAAGCCGATCGTTCCGCAAACATCAACGAGTTGCGGGAAACCTCCCAGGGGATGATAAGGACCGAAGTTAGATCCACTCACGGCGACAGCCATCTCGGTGGTCTACGCTACTGCATCAATTCTTATCGCTCCGATTCATCCATCGAGATGATATGGAGAGCGAGGGCTACGGCAAATATCTCGATCAGATTGAGGAGGTTTAACATGCATCAGCGCGCTGTACTCGCTGGGGGATGCTTCTGGGGAATGCAGGACTTGATCCGCAAGCTTCCCGGCGTCGTCTCGACTCGCGTCGGCTATACTGGCGGTGACACTCCGAACGCGACCTATCGCAACCATGGCACTCATGCGGAGGGGATTGAAATCGTCTTCGATACAGCGGAGACAAGCTACCGACGCATCCTGGAGTATTTCTTTCAAATCCACGATCCTACGACGCGGAACCGTCAGGGCAACGATATCGGCACAAGCTACCGTTCGGCGATCTACTATGCGAGCGACGAGCAGAGAAAGGTGGCGGAGGAGACGATCGCCGACGTAAACGCGTCGGATCTGTGGCCGGGCAAGGTCGTCACCGAAGTGACGCCTGTCGGCGACTTCTGGGAAGCAGAGCCGGAGCACCAGGACTATCTGGAGCGCTATCCGAGCGGCTATACCTGCCACTTCCCGCGCCCCAACTGGGTCCTTCCCAGGCGGGAGGCCGGTGGCGCCCCGTCAAGTAGACAACAATGAAATAAGAGCACTAAGCAACTTAGTTCGGTTCTCCACCGGACTAAGGTTGTTTAATTTCTTCTGAAACCGCTTGTGGTTGTAAAAGTGAATGTACCGGTGGACCTCATCGATGATCTGATTCTGTCCCTTCTTCATTCTGACTACAGGGTGAACCCCTGCGAATTCATGAGCCTGAGTGAGGAAACGGAATCATTTCGAGGGAGTTTAACAAAGTCTGCTTGGAGCTGCTCCGTCGGGAATGACATTAGGTTCTTGTCATTGGCTCGTGACAAGAACTTGATGTCATAAAATAAAAAAGCTGCGATTTACGCAGCTTTTTATGGGGTAATGTTCTTGTCACCCGACACTCGTCGATACAAGCCGAAAACATGTAGGGTCTGTCAAGAAATTTGTGTAAACTCATTTATAAGGAATTCCCCCGGAGGGGGAATTGGCCCGTTAACGTAAGTGCTGGCCGACTCGATCCGGGAAGAAGACCGAGAGCTGGAGCAGCATTTGCCCCCAGTTTTGAACGCGGCCTGTCCACTTGCGGACAACGTCCATCGTGGAGAGATAGAGCATTTTGAGGAGCGCTTCATCCGAAGGGAAGATGCTCTTGCCCTTCGTCACTTTCCGTAATTGGCGATGGTAACTTTCGATGATGTTCGTCGTGTAGATGAGCTTGCGGATCTCGGGAGGATACTTGAAGAAGGTCGCCAGTTCGCTCCAGTTGTTGCGCCAGGAACGGATGATGAGCGGGTACTTCGTGCCCCAGATTTCTTCAAAACGATCCAGTTCAACGAGTGCTGCTTCCTCCGTTGTCGCCTTGTAGATAGGCTTCAGATCCGCCGTCACTTTCTTCAGGTCCTTGTACGAGACATACCGGGTTGAATTCCGGATTTGATGGATGATGCACTTCTGGATTTCGGTCTGTGGATAGCAAGCGGAAATCGCCTGCGAGAAGCCGGTCAGGTTGTCGACGCACGTAATGAGAATGTCCTGTACGCCGCGGTTTTTCAGCTCATTCAGCACGCTAAGCCAGAACTTCGCCGATTCGTTCTCGCCGATCCACATGCCGAGCACGTCCTTGTTTCCATCCAAGTCGATGCCAATGACCATGTACGCCGCCTTATTGACAATGGCTCCGTCTTGCTTCACTTTAAAGTGGATGGCATCGAGAAAGACGACTGCATACACACCTTGCAGCGGCCGATTCTGCCATTCTTTAATGAACGGCACGATCTTGTTGGTCACATTGGAAATGAGCGTCGGGGACACGTCAATGCCGTACAGGTTAGCGAGATGGTCTTGAATCTCCCGCGTGCTGACGCCTTTCGCGTAGAGCGCTACGATCTGATCCTCGATGCCGGTGACATTCGACTGATGCTTCGGGGCATCCATATTTTACCACAGTGTAATGGTATTTTTAAGCGTTTTAGGAACTACTTTACCTGTTAGAGGTCCATGACCAAAAGACGCAGCCTTTTTAAAACTGTTCAAGCTGCGCCTAGTTTTGTATGGTCTATTTTCAGTGGTCTTGTGCCACTTTTTTATCGCCGATAGTAAAGTTATTCATCGCCTTGGCGTTCATAGGCTTTCAACGCTTCGGCAAACATCGTCTTCACGGCGGAAGCAAGCTCCTCCGGCTCCTGCACGACCGCATCGCGCCCCAA
This genomic window from Paenibacillus humicola contains:
- the msrA gene encoding peptide-methionine (S)-S-oxide reductase MsrA — encoded protein: MHQRAVLAGGCFWGMQDLIRKLPGVVSTRVGYTGGDTPNATYRNHGTHAEGIEIVFDTAETSYRRILEYFFQIHDPTTRNRQGNDIGTSYRSAIYYASDEQRKVAEETIADVNASDLWPGKVVTEVTPVGDFWEAEPEHQDYLERYPSGYTCHFPRPNWVLPRREAGGAPSSRQQ
- a CDS encoding IS3 family transposase codes for the protein MKKGQNQIIDEVHRYIHFYNHKRFQKKLNNLSPVENRTKLLSALISLLST